The Deinococcota bacterium DNA segment GCGACGCGCTCTTTCTGGGCTACCTCGGCACCCTGATGATCCCTGCCCAAGTGGTCATCATCCCCAACTTCATCCTGCTCAGCTACCTCGGCTGGATCGACACCTATCAGGCCCTCATCCTGCCTGCGGCCTTCAGCGCCTTCGGCACCTTTTTGCTGCGGCAATACTTCCTGACGATTCCCGGCGAGCTCGAGGACGCCGCGGTGGTGGACGGCGCCAACCACTTCCAGATCTACACCCGCGTCATCCTGCCGCTCTCGGGCCCGGCCCTTTCGGCGCTGGCTATCTTCACCTTCCTCTTCAACTGGAACTCCTTTCTCTACCCGCTGGTGGTCACCAACAGCACCCAGATGAGCACGCTGACGGTCGGCCTCAACACCCTGCAGGGCCAGTACAACACCGCCTGGACGCTGCTGATGGCGGGCTCAGTGATCGCGCTGTTGCCGGTGCTCG contains these protein-coding regions:
- a CDS encoding carbohydrate ABC transporter permease, yielding MTERARFTLGNWLLALFLVPTAFFMLAPFIWMISTSLKSAGAVFEYPPTFIPDPPRWDNYRRVFEVLPFARFFLNSLFVAAAVTVLQLVTSSLAAYAFARLRFPGRDALFLGYLGTLMIPAQVVIIPNFILLSYLGWIDTYQALILPAAFSAFGTFLLRQYFLTIPGELEDAAVVDGANHFQIYTRVILPLSGPALSALAIFTFLFNWNSFLYPLVVTNSTQMSTLTVGLNTLQGQYNTAWTLLMAGSVIALLPVLVVFIFAQRYFIKGITMTGIGGR